DNA from Devosia yakushimensis:
TGCCGAGAAATGGGGCCAGAAGCCGGCCATGGTGGCCTCTTTTGCCGATGGCACCAAGATTTCCTTCGAGCAGGCCATTGTCGCCAATGGCACCGGCATGAAGGTGGCGCGGCGCGGCATGTTGGGCCCCGATTTTTCGGGCGGGGACCCGACGGCGCCGCTCAAGCCGCTGGAGGAAACGGTCACCGCGTTCAACCAGCATATCGACCCGGCGGGGCCGGGGCTGGTCGACTATGTGGTGGGCGCGCGTCCGGGACCGGGGGTCTTCGTGCTCGGGGCCATCGAGAACGAGCGGCAGAAGCATTTCCTCAATCTCTATAAGCTCGGAACGGGCCCCTATTACTGCTTCTATACGCCCTATCATCTCTGCCATTTCGAGGTGCCGACTTCGGTGGCGCGGGCCGTGTTGTTCAACGATCCGGTGCTGACGCCGGCCGGCGGGCCGAGCGTGGGGGTGATCGCGGTGGCCAAGAAGGACCTGGCGCCGGGTGAGGTCATCGAGGAATTCGGCGGCTATGAAGTCTATGGCGTGGCCGAGAATATCGAGCCGATCCGCGCCGAAAAGCTGCTGCCGATCGGGCTGGCGCTGGGCTGCACGCTGAAGCGGGCCGTGGCCAAGGACACACCGCTGACCTGGGACGATGTGACGTTTCCGGAGGGGCGGTTGGTCGACAGGCTTTATGCCGAGCAGGAAGCGGTTTTCGCATCCTGAGCGGAAGAGGGGACGATAATGATCTTTCACGAGACGACACTGGTCGACGCCAAGCTGATAGAGCTGCAATTGCGCGGGGATAGCCGCGGCTTCTTCGCGCGGACCATGTGCAAGGACGAATTCAAGGCCCAGGGCATGGACCTCGATTATGTGCAGCAGAACATGTCGGTATCAGCCCAGAAGGGCACGTTGCGCGGTATGCATTACCAATTGGTGCCCAATGCCGAGGCCAAGCTGATCCGCTGCGTGCGTGGGGCCATTGTCGATATCATCGTCGATTTGCGGCCCGGCTCGGCCAGCTTTCTCAAGCACGAAGCCTTCGAATTGAACGAGGACAATAAGCACGAACTCTATGTGCCGCGGGGCTTTGCCCATGGCTTCCAGACTCTGACGGATAACGTGGAGGTTACCTATCTGGTCTCGGGCTATTACACGCCCGCGGCAGAGCGGGGCCTGCGCTACAATGATCCCAAGCTTGGGATTTCCTGGCCGCTGGCGGTGACGACGCTGTCGGACAAGGACGCCGCCTGGCCGCTGATCGACGACCCCAGCAGAATCGAGATCTGACCATGCAAGCTGTCGGCGCCATTGTCATCGGGGCAGGGGTGGTTGGGCTGGCGGTGAGCCGTGCCCTGGCCATGGCGGGCGTTGAAACGGTTATCGTCGAGGGGGAGAGCGATTTCGGCACCTGGACCAGCGCGCGCAATAGCGAAGTGATCCATGCCGGCATCTATTATCCCAAGGGGTCGCTCAAGGCCTCGCTCTGCGTCGAGGGGCGGCACGAACTCTATGCCTATTGCCGGGCGCGCGGGGTGCCGCACCGGCAATGCGGCAAGCTGATCTTCGCCCATACGGCCAATGAGACCCATGAGCTGGACAAGATCGAGCGCAGCGCTGCCGACGCGGGCGTGGATGACCTGGTGCGGCTGAGCGGCGCCGAAGTCAGCGCCATGGAGCCGGCGCTGATCAGCCATGAGGCATTGCTGTCGCCGTCGACGGGGATCGTGGATTCGCACGGCTTCATGCAGTCGCTACTGGCCGATGCCGAGGCGCATGGCGCCATCTATGCCGCCGGGAGCAAGGTGACGCGCATATCGCGGCAGAAGGAGGGCTGGGCCATCCATATCGGCGGCGAGGCCGAGCCGGTGGTCGTTGCTCCGTTCCTGGTCAATTCGGCGGGGCTCAAGGCCCATGACGTGGCGGGGATGATCGAGGGGCTCGATGCGGGTTTCGTGCCGCCGCTGCATTATGCGCGGGGCGTCTATTTCAGCTATTCGGGGGCGAGCCCGTTTTCGCGGCTGATCTATCCCGTGCCCGAACCGGGCGGATTGGGAACCCATCTGACGCTCGATCTGGCCGGGCAAATCCGTTTTGGGCCGGATGTCGAGTGGATTTCGGACATCGATTATCGGGTCGATCCGAACCGGCATGGCAAATTCTTTGCGGCGGCGCAGCGCATCTGGCCCGATATCGACCCGGACCGGTTGCGGCCAGGCTTTGCCGGCATCAGGCCGAAATTGTCGGGGCCGGGCGAGCCGGCGGCCGATTTCGTTATTTCCGGGCCGGGAGAACATGGGCTGGGCGGGGTGGTGAACCTGTTCGGGATCGAATCTCCCGGGCTGACCTCGGCGCTGGCGATAGCCAGGGTGGTCCGGGAAATGGTGCTGAGCGACGCGAGCGTCGCGGCGTGAGTGACTTTGTACGAGCGGCGGCAAGATCAGAACTGGAACGGTGAAGACGATGAAAATCTTGATTGTCGGCAATATGGGTTATGTCGGTCCGGTCGTGGCCCGGACGCTGCGCGCGAAGTATCCCGACTATACTATTGATGGCTTTGATAATGCCTATTTCGCCCATAGCCTGACCTCGCGGTCCGGGCTGCCGGAACGGCACCTCGACAGCCAGTATTTCGGCGATGTGCGGGCCATGCGGCCAGAGCAGCTGGAAGGTTATGACGCGGTCGTGGAGCTGGCCGCGGTGTCCAATGACCCGATGGGCGACCGCTATGCGGCGGTGACTGCCGAAATCAACCAGGGCGCGACGACGGCAGTGGCCGGGATGGCCAGCAAGGCCGGGGTCAAGAACTTCGTCTTTGCCTCGAGCTGCAGCGTCTATGGCGTCGCCGCAGGCGGGCCGCGCAAGGAGACCGATGCGCTCAATCCGGTGACGGCCTATGCCAAATCCAAGATCGGCACCGAAGAGGCGCTGAGCGTGCTCGATACCGATATGACAGTCACGAGCCTGCGGTTTTCGACGGCCTGCGGCATGTCGGAACGGTTGCGGCTCGATCTGGTGCTGAACGATTTCGTGGCCTGCGCGCTGAGCCAGGGCAAGATCACCGTGCTCAGCGACGGGACGCCCTGGCGGCCGCTGATCGATGTGCAGGACATGGCCCGGGCCATGGATTGGGCGATCCATCGCAGCGCCGACAATGGCGGGCGGTATCTGGTGTGTAATACTGGCTCGAACGACCGCAATTATCAGGTGCGCGATCTGGCCAATGCGGTGGCCAAGGCCGTGCCCGGCACCGAAGTCAGCATCAATACCGAGGCGCCGGCGGATAGCCGGTCCTATCAGGTCAATTTCGACAAATTCGCCGGGCTCGCGCCCGACCACCAGCCGCAGGTGACGCTGGCGCAATCGATCGAGCAATTGGTCAATGGCCTGCGCGGGCTCGATTTCACCGATGCCGATTTCCGCAATTCGCAGCTCATCCGGCTCAAGGTGCTGGAGCGGCACATTGCCAATAAGCAGCTGACCGATGGGTTGCGGTGGACGAATTAGGGGCGGCTTCTCACTTTGGGAGCAACCGGATTGGTGGCTCCCATCACCCCACCCTCAATCCTGGCCATTCGAGCATGCTCTCATGGCCTTCTCCCCCCAAAGGGTGGTGCTGAGCTTTCCACTGGGTTCTATCCTAAATCCCACCAACCCACCGTTCTTCCCTCGGGCTTGACCCGAGCCTGTTGGGAAGGCACGGACGCCATTGCTTGTGGCGGGTGGCCCTCGGGTCAAGCCCGAGGGAGGAACGGTGGTGGAAGAGGGAGCTTAGTGCTCCTCCCTCAGTGCCGTCGCCTCGATCACGCCGGTTGATAGCTGCGGCCGTTGTAGACTTCCAGCGCGTAGAGTGTGCCGGTGGCGGCGGCGTCGCCGCCGGCGCGGCCGGAGATGCGGAGGGGGGCGGGGCTGGTGTTCAGCGCCTCGACCGGATTGGCCGAGCGGCCGACCGTTTCGCCATCGACGATCAGTTCGATATAGCCTTCGGCCGATTTGCTGACGATCACATCATAGACCCGGTCAAAGGCCAGTTGCGGACCCCATATGACGTTCTCGTCCCGAGAGCGGCCATCCGTGGACCAGATAAAGCTCAGGCCACGCTCGTCCAGGCGGAACAGGAAGACGCGCTGGTTGGACGAGGATTGCCACTTGCTGAGGATGTTGAGTTCGCCCTTGCCATTGTCGGCATCCAGGCTGAACCGGAAGTGGATGAAGAAGGGGCCGGCGAAATTGAAATTGGCCGAGCTGGGAACTTCGAGATAGGTCTCTTTGCCGGAGAACCGCAGGCCGCCGTCGCGGAAACTGGCCTTGCCGGTCAGCACGGGCTGGTTGAGGCCCACCGCATCGGTGACGGCGCCGGTCTCGGCTCCTGGGGCGAATGCCAGGGCCAGGACGGCGTCCGCGCCCACCGGATTTTGCTTCACATCGACTTTCAGCTCTTTCTCGATCGGCAGGCCACGGCTATCGCGAGCCTGCAGCAGCACCAATCCGCCTGTGCTGCTGTCCGGTACGTCGAGGCTGAGCGTTGCGCCATCGAGGTCGAGGCCCAGATCGCCTTGCTCTTCGGCCACCCGCCAGGATACGTCGCCATCGGCCTTGAGAGGAATGGCCATGTGTGCGCCGGCAATGGCGACGATCGGGCCATCGGTCAGCACCTGCTCGACGCCGTTGTCGCTGGCCGAGCCGACGAGGATCTTTGAGCTCTCGACTGTGGATGAAAAGAGCTTGGTCGACTTGGGCAGGCGGGACGTGTCGGTGTCCACCAGGTGAACGGCGACATTGCCGCCCTCGGCATAGATGGCGATATCGGCATTGCCACCGGCCAGCGCGCCATTGCTCCAGACGACGCTGGCTGCCCAGCGCTCGCCGCCTTCGACGCCGCGCAGCCACATGTGGTGCGTGTCGCCGACGCCACCGCGATTGCGCGGGGAAAGGCTGGAGCAGCCTTGCAATTCGACGGGCCGGCGGCCCGTGCCGCCCCAGATGCGGTAATTGCGCTTGTTGTCTTGCGAGACGCAATTGACGAGCTTGGTGGCCTCCGACTTGAGGTCGTAACCGCCGTCGGAATTGCCATAGGAGCGGTGGTTCTGGATGAGGATGTTGGAATTGCCGCGTTCGCTGGCGACGCCATCGCCATTCCAGTATTTGTCGGCACCGCTATGCTGTTCCTGGCAATTGGCGGTGTAGCCACCCACGATGCGCAGGCCACTGGCATTGTCGTGACACTCGATGCCCACCGCGAAGCTGTCGCCATATTGCTGGCCGCTATCGAGCTCGCAGTTTTCGATGGTCCAGTTCGAGCAGCGGCCATGGAAACGGATGGCTTTTTTGGAAAAGCCGCGGCCGCTGAAATTGCGGATGGTCACATTGCTGACCGCCGAGCCGCCATTGGTGTAGATGCCGTCGCGGATATTGGTGAAGGCGATATTCTCGATAGTGATATTGCGCGCCCGGCTGCCGCTCATGTCCAGCACGCGGCCGACATTGCGGATATCGAGATTGGCGAGCGCCAGATTGGAGCCGTTGCCGCCCAGCGTGAAGAGCGTATTGCCGCCGAACTGGACCGCATTGGTTCTGCCGGAGGTCCAGTGACGGCGGGTGCCGACAATGCGGGCGTGGCGCGGCCCGAGATTTCGGTTGGAGCCGAAAATGGTGACGCCGCCTGATATCTCGATGGCGTCATCGACTTCATATTGGCCCTCGGCCAATAGGGCGATCAGCCCGCCAGGGCCGACCATTTCGATGAGCTGGGGCAGGGCCCGGATGCTGGCCGCATCTTCCCAGGAGGTGCCGTTGCCCTGGCCGTTCGGGGAGACATAGGCAATATTGCTGGCGGCCAATACGCGACCCGCAGCCTGGCTGGCGACAAGGCCGGTGGCGGCAGCCAAAAAATGCCGGCGCGTCAAATTCATAACGATAGCTCCTGGTATCTAGCCCCGAGATGCGCCGGCCAAAGCCTATTTCACGATGATATAGATGCTGCCGGCACTCATGCCGTTGCCGGGGCTGGGCCGGTTATTCTTGACGTCGTCGAAACTGAAACTGGCGGCACTACCGCCGCGAACGACAATGTCACGCGCGGCGCGGCAGGTGAGAGCGGCCTGTTCGCGCTCGGCCTCACTGTCCCCAGCGCGCGGGCAGATGACGTCGACCGTGCAAGTATTGCGCTGGGCCATAAGGCCGGCGGCGGCGAATTGCTTGGACATGCTGGGCAGGAAATCCTTGCTGCCAAGCGTGATATTGCTGAACGCAAAAGTGCCGGGACTGGTGCAGGCCGAGGCCTGCGCCAAGGCTGCCGGGGCGGCCAAAAGGCTCATGCCGAGAGCGATCGTGGCGGCGTAAAGCGGCGAAATAGCTGTCATAGTCGAACCCTCCTTGTTTTGCTTGCTTGTGCTTTAGAGATGCCGGCAGCCGATGCCTGAAGATCAGGTTGTCGGCTGCAGGACGTAATTGCCCAGGGTCAGCAACGCGCCGCGCGTCAGGGGACCGGGGGCACAGGCGCGCTCGGCGTTGAGCGCGGAACAGACCGCGTTGAATGCCCGGATTGTAGTGGCATCCAGCGTGCCGGACAGCGGACCGCTATATTCGCCGCGACTGGCAAGGCCCTTCTGCAGGACGTAGACATAGGCCCGCGCATTCTTCCGGCGCAGGATGTCCAGTACCTGGATTGCGCTGGCTTTGGACAAGGTAGAAATCTGCTCGCCCACGCTGGCCAGAGTGTCGGCATCCTCGCTCGTGAGTGCCTCCAGGTGGATGCGCTCGACGGTCGTCGCTTCGGGGCCGATATTGGCGGAGACCGAATTGAGGAAATCAGTGGCGGCGGCCGGATCGGGCGGCAGCAGCAAGCCATAGCCGTCACGATAAAGGCCGATCAGGAACCGGGCGGATTCGATGTCCCCGCTTTTGGCGGCCCCGTTGAGCATGGTGATGACGCCGGAAACGCCCTGCGCCGGAAAGGCGCCATCGAGCTGTAGGCGGGCAAGGACCGCGGCGGCGCCGGGCACGCCGCCATCCATGGCACCAGTCAGCAGCGCGCGGGCATCCTCGCGATGCGTGCGTGCCAATGGGCCGGTGGCAATTGCCGAGCCGACTTCGAGGGCGGCCGTAGTGTTGCCCACGGCCAGGGCCAGGTCGAGATAGGTCTTGACCTCGTCATAGTTGGCCGGGAAGGGCTCATTGCCGGCGTAAAGCACGGCCAGTTCCTTGGCGGCCTGACCATCGCCGAGACGAGCGGATTCCTCGAGCAAGGCAATGGCGCGGCGCGGATCGGTGCTGCCGAACTGGCCACTGAGAAGGGCCCGGGCGAGGGCGCGCTTGGCGCCCGTATTGCCCAGTTCGGCCGCCTTTGTGTAGAGGTCCAGCGCCTGGCCCAGATCGATCGGGGTATCGGGCAGACCGGCAATGTAAAGTTCGGCAAGGCGGGTCATGCCGGCCGTATTGCCCAGGGTTTCGGCTCCCTGGTAATAGCCGATTGCGCGGGGTCCATTGGTGGGCACGAATTCGCCGCGGGTGAAGATATCGCCCAGCGCGATATAGGAATTGGTGTCGCCCTTCTCGGCCAGCTCGGTCAGCATGCCGATGGCGCCAGCAATATCCTGCGCCACGGCCTCGCCGCGCAGATGCATGTCGGCGATGCGACGGCCGGCGCCGAGATCGCCTTGGGTGGAGGCGCGCTGGAAGAATTGCAGGGCCACTTCGGGATTGGGCTGGAGCTTCGAGGCGCCGGTCCGCAACAGGTCGCCGACGGCAACGATGGACGTATTGCTGTTGGAGACCAGGCCCACCCCGTAATAGTGGAGGGCCTTGCTGGTGTCGGGGGTGACGCCCCGGCCGAGCAGATAGACATTGGCGAGCGCGTTGGCGGCCTCGATGCTGCCATCCTCGGCTGCTGCGCTCAGCAGCTCGATGCCGCGCTTGCGGCCTTCGGCGGTAAAATCGGTATCGAGATAGAGCGAGCCCAGGGCGACGGCCGCCTGCAGCGAGCCATCCTTGAACGCCGTCTCGAAATAGCCCTTGGCCTTGAGCAGGTCAGGCGCGGTGCCGTAGCCGCCGCGGCGATAGATGTCGCCGAGCAGCAGGTTTGCTTCCACCGCGCCGAGTTCAGCGGCCTTTTCGGCCAGCGGAATGCCGGTGCTTTGAACTGCCAGGTCGGTGGAGGAGAAGGCCACGCGCGCCAGCGCCATATTGGCCATGGCATCCGACCCGGTGGCGCTGGCCTCCAGGTCTTTCGTTGCCGATTGCAGCAGGGCTTCGAACGAGGCGATGACCGGAACCTCGGCCTCACCTGGCGGAACCGCCTCCTGCGCAATTGCCCATTGTGCTCCGAACGACACGCAGAACGCTGTAAAGATAGCGAATTTTGCTGCAGAACTCATGCAAAAATCCCGATATCCGAGGAAAAATTCTAAGCAACTGCCGCATCGTTACTGATAGCAGAATTGATGTTGGTGAATGAATAGTCAACACACAAGTTGATGTGTCGTCGATGAAATTGTTTTGAAAAGCAGATGACGATAATGACGTAATCGCCATGCATAAATCGGCTGTCTCAGATGAAATTCTGCGATCATGTCTGTTGTTATTCACTTTTTATCGTAAAACGCTTGCTTTTTTCCGCTGGTGGTTCAAAGCTTAGGCCAATCGCTTGGACCCGGTGAAAATCCGGGTGGCTCTTCCGGCCGCCGATCCGCCGGACAATCCACCGAATTCCAGCCTGCTCGCTGATCCGGCCACGATAAATCAACATCATCATGAATCTGTATAGGCGACGGCGGAAGCCGCTTAATGGCATTTGGCTCCATATGATGCGTTCGCGCGCAATTGGCTGTAAATATTGGGCAATTGGGTTTGCTGATGCTTCCGCCAGGCGACGGTTTGGCGCAATATCGGTTCAGTCGCGGGTGAGCATATGATCGCTCGATTTTCGGTTGTCGTGCCGCTCTACAATAAAGGCCCCCATATCGAGCGGGCTATAGCTTCCGCATTGGCGCAAAGTCTTTTGCCGCTCGAAATCATCGTGGTGGACGATGGCTCGAGCGATGGCGGCTATGAATGGGTCAAGGCGCAGGCCAATGACCTGATCCGGCACGAGCAGCGTAGCGGGCCGGGGGCCGGAGGCTATGCTGCCCGCAACCGCGGCATCGAGATGGCGCGGGGCGAGTGGATCGCCTTTCTCGACGCCGATGACGAATGGCACCCCAATCATCTTGCCGAGCTGGCGGAGGCGCTGGCACACGCGGCCAATGCCGAGAATGTCGTGACGCTCTTTTCCGGCTACGAGGACATTTTCCCGGCGGACCGGCACGAGACCGATCCTTTCACCCTGCGCTTTGCCGGGGAGCGGATGGAGATGGATTTCAAGGCTTTGCTGGGTCATTGGGTGGCGCTTAACGGGTCGCCCATCTGGACCTCGGCCACGGCCTGCCGCCGGACGTCCCTGCTGGAAGCGGGGGCATTCCCCGATGGGCGGTGCAGCCGGGGCGGAGACAAGGACACCTGGCTGCGCGTCGCTCACCTGGGCAATGCTGTCTATACCGGAACGATTACCGCCAATTACTATCGTGACGCCGTCAATATGACGACCAACAAAGCCTTTTCGAACACGGTGCCCTGCATAGTGCACAGCGTGGACCAGATGGTCGAGGGGGAGCGGGCGGACCTGGCGAACCTGCTGCGGCAGCTGAAAAACCGCGAAATCTTTCGCTATGCGCTGGTCAGCGCCAGGACGGAGGGGTTGCAGCCGCAGAGTTGGGCCGGTTTCGATGCCGGCGCCAACCCGGTGCGGTTCATGGTGCTGCGGGCGCTGGCCAGTCCGTTCGGTTCGGTTGTGGCCAGGGGCATGCACAAGTCCCGTGTGCTGTTGCGGGGCCGTTAGGGCCCAGCGGTCAGTTTTCAGGTCGGGTCCTAGGGCCAATCGACATTCAGCTGATGCTGGCCTGCAAATGGCGGTTTTCTGCGCTTCCGGTGCTCACGTACCCGAAAGTACGCTGCGCTCCGGTTCTCGAAAACCACCATTTTCGGCTCAGCCTGAGTGAATGTCGATTGGCGCTAGCGCACCGGGGTCCGTTTGCGCGGGGCGGGCTTTGCCGTTCCGTCGGGCAGGCCGCGCGACGGGCGGCGGAGGGATCGGGCGCGGGCGAGGCGGGTGGGCATGAGGCTGTTGCCGGGCATGACATGTTTGGATTTCACCCGCTCGGCCAGATAATAATAGAGCGTGTAGCCGCAGATGACGGCGTAGAACAGCACGCCTTCGATGGAGAAGGTCGGCATGGTGCCCAGGCAGAGTATCCCGTAGCAGAGATGGATGCCTACCAGGTGCCAGCGCTTGTCGGGGCGCGCGGCAAAGGCCAGCCACAGGAAATGGGCGAGCATATAGAGATAGAGCGCGGTGCCCACGAAGCCGATTTCGTAGACATATGAAATGTAGACGTTATGGGCGTAGATCGAGAAGACCTGCTGCCAGGAATCCGGGCCGAAGCCGAAGACCAGGTTGGACACATCCGAGCGCAGGGTCGTGTAGATGTAGTCGCTCCAGATCAGGATGCGGCCCGATAGCAGGCTGCGATCCTCAGTGCCGAAGGCCGAGGGCGGCTTGATGAGGCCGCCGCCCGAGGTAAGCAGCGTGCCAAGATCGGCCATGCGCTGCGAGAGCAGGATGGTCATGAAGGCGCCGAAGATGATCGCGAACAGGAAGGCGCCCGCCCGCACGTAATTGGCGAGCCCGGCCCGGGCATTGTTGGCGCTGCCAAAGATGATGTGCATGAGCAGGATGGGCGCGGCCGCAATGACCGAGGTGCGGTAATTGGCAAAGAAGAGGGCGGTGAAGATCAGCGCCATATAGACGGTGCGGCGCTTCCAGGTCAGCCCGCCGGAGAGCGCAATGATGACGAGCGCGGTCAGCAGCATGATCGAAAAGACGCTCTCATGCACATAGCCGCCCATATAGCTGACGGAGCCGTCGTTTTCCGACGCCTTGCCGAGGCGGAATATTACCGACATCAACTGGTAGCAGATGGGGACCACGAAGGCGGC
Protein-coding regions in this window:
- a CDS encoding glycosyltransferase family 2 protein; translated protein: MIARFSVVVPLYNKGPHIERAIASALAQSLLPLEIIVVDDGSSDGGYEWVKAQANDLIRHEQRSGPGAGGYAARNRGIEMARGEWIAFLDADDEWHPNHLAELAEALAHAANAENVVTLFSGYEDIFPADRHETDPFTLRFAGERMEMDFKALLGHWVALNGSPIWTSATACRRTSLLEAGAFPDGRCSRGGDKDTWLRVAHLGNAVYTGTITANYYRDAVNMTTNKAFSNTVPCIVHSVDQMVEGERADLANLLRQLKNREIFRYALVSARTEGLQPQSWAGFDAGANPVRFMVLRALASPFGSVVARGMHKSRVLLRGR
- a CDS encoding NAD(P)/FAD-dependent oxidoreductase; this encodes MQAVGAIVIGAGVVGLAVSRALAMAGVETVIVEGESDFGTWTSARNSEVIHAGIYYPKGSLKASLCVEGRHELYAYCRARGVPHRQCGKLIFAHTANETHELDKIERSAADAGVDDLVRLSGAEVSAMEPALISHEALLSPSTGIVDSHGFMQSLLADAEAHGAIYAAGSKVTRISRQKEGWAIHIGGEAEPVVVAPFLVNSAGLKAHDVAGMIEGLDAGFVPPLHYARGVYFSYSGASPFSRLIYPVPEPGGLGTHLTLDLAGQIRFGPDVEWISDIDYRVDPNRHGKFFAAAQRIWPDIDPDRLRPGFAGIRPKLSGPGEPAADFVISGPGEHGLGGVVNLFGIESPGLTSALAIARVVREMVLSDASVAA
- a CDS encoding NAD(P)H-dependent oxidoreductase, with the translated sequence MIIVDTALAKREAEGRPIKVGLVGAGFQGAGIALQILTATKGMQLCAIANRRIDPAIAAFGQAGIVPNVAHSAAELNAAIASNTPVVTEDAVALAEADGLDAIIEVTGSIEHAAQVVLAAIESGKHAVQMNAELDGTVGPILKRKADARGVVYSFSDGDQPGVQMNLIRFVAGLGVKPVLAGNIKGLHDPYRNPTTQKAFAEKWGQKPAMVASFADGTKISFEQAIVANGTGMKVARRGMLGPDFSGGDPTAPLKPLEETVTAFNQHIDPAGPGLVDYVVGARPGPGVFVLGAIENERQKHFLNLYKLGTGPYYCFYTPYHLCHFEVPTSVARAVLFNDPVLTPAGGPSVGVIAVAKKDLAPGEVIEEFGGYEVYGVAENIEPIRAEKLLPIGLALGCTLKRAVAKDTPLTWDDVTFPEGRLVDRLYAEQEAVFAS
- a CDS encoding tetratricopeptide repeat protein; the encoded protein is MSSAAKFAIFTAFCVSFGAQWAIAQEAVPPGEAEVPVIASFEALLQSATKDLEASATGSDAMANMALARVAFSSTDLAVQSTGIPLAEKAAELGAVEANLLLGDIYRRGGYGTAPDLLKAKGYFETAFKDGSLQAAVALGSLYLDTDFTAEGRKRGIELLSAAAEDGSIEAANALANVYLLGRGVTPDTSKALHYYGVGLVSNSNTSIVAVGDLLRTGASKLQPNPEVALQFFQRASTQGDLGAGRRIADMHLRGEAVAQDIAGAIGMLTELAEKGDTNSYIALGDIFTRGEFVPTNGPRAIGYYQGAETLGNTAGMTRLAELYIAGLPDTPIDLGQALDLYTKAAELGNTGAKRALARALLSGQFGSTDPRRAIALLEESARLGDGQAAKELAVLYAGNEPFPANYDEVKTYLDLALAVGNTTAALEVGSAIATGPLARTHREDARALLTGAMDGGVPGAAAVLARLQLDGAFPAQGVSGVITMLNGAAKSGDIESARFLIGLYRDGYGLLLPPDPAAATDFLNSVSANIGPEATTVERIHLEALTSEDADTLASVGEQISTLSKASAIQVLDILRRKNARAYVYVLQKGLASRGEYSGPLSGTLDATTIRAFNAVCSALNAERACAPGPLTRGALLTLGNYVLQPTT
- a CDS encoding O-antigen ligase family protein; amino-acid sequence: MLDDSPGMPLPFLLAGTGIWIALVWYLLPRLRGPAGLLFMVLSARYIVTFYHEYTTTRIFAGQSLNSFVTLGIAAICLFYTRHDLIRYRAILPVYAMIAALLVSGLLNMEATGTINALIRQGLFLGLMILVATAIDAEPNDGSVSRIMLAAFVVPICYQLMSVIFRLGKASENDGSVSYMGGYVHESVFSIMLLTALVIIALSGGLTWKRRTVYMALIFTALFFANYRTSVIAAAPILLMHIIFGSANNARAGLANYVRAGAFLFAIIFGAFMTILLSQRMADLGTLLTSGGGLIKPPSAFGTEDRSLLSGRILIWSDYIYTTLRSDVSNLVFGFGPDSWQQVFSIYAHNVYISYVYEIGFVGTALYLYMLAHFLWLAFAARPDKRWHLVGIHLCYGILCLGTMPTFSIEGVLFYAVICGYTLYYYLAERVKSKHVMPGNSLMPTRLARARSLRRPSRGLPDGTAKPAPRKRTPVR
- a CDS encoding LamG-like jellyroll fold domain-containing protein, which gives rise to MNLTRRHFLAAATGLVASQAAGRVLAASNIAYVSPNGQGNGTSWEDAASIRALPQLIEMVGPGGLIALLAEGQYEVDDAIEISGGVTIFGSNRNLGPRHARIVGTRRHWTSGRTNAVQFGGNTLFTLGGNGSNLALANLDIRNVGRVLDMSGSRARNITIENIAFTNIRDGIYTNGGSAVSNVTIRNFSGRGFSKKAIRFHGRCSNWTIENCELDSGQQYGDSFAVGIECHDNASGLRIVGGYTANCQEQHSGADKYWNGDGVASERGNSNILIQNHRSYGNSDGGYDLKSEATKLVNCVSQDNKRNYRIWGGTGRRPVELQGCSSLSPRNRGGVGDTHHMWLRGVEGGERWAASVVWSNGALAGGNADIAIYAEGGNVAVHLVDTDTSRLPKSTKLFSSTVESSKILVGSASDNGVEQVLTDGPIVAIAGAHMAIPLKADGDVSWRVAEEQGDLGLDLDGATLSLDVPDSSTGGLVLLQARDSRGLPIEKELKVDVKQNPVGADAVLALAFAPGAETGAVTDAVGLNQPVLTGKASFRDGGLRFSGKETYLEVPSSANFNFAGPFFIHFRFSLDADNGKGELNILSKWQSSSNQRVFLFRLDERGLSFIWSTDGRSRDENVIWGPQLAFDRVYDVIVSKSAEGYIELIVDGETVGRSANPVEALNTSPAPLRISGRAGGDAAATGTLYALEVYNGRSYQPA
- a CDS encoding NAD-dependent epimerase/dehydratase family protein, which codes for MKILIVGNMGYVGPVVARTLRAKYPDYTIDGFDNAYFAHSLTSRSGLPERHLDSQYFGDVRAMRPEQLEGYDAVVELAAVSNDPMGDRYAAVTAEINQGATTAVAGMASKAGVKNFVFASSCSVYGVAAGGPRKETDALNPVTAYAKSKIGTEEALSVLDTDMTVTSLRFSTACGMSERLRLDLVLNDFVACALSQGKITVLSDGTPWRPLIDVQDMARAMDWAIHRSADNGGRYLVCNTGSNDRNYQVRDLANAVAKAVPGTEVSINTEAPADSRSYQVNFDKFAGLAPDHQPQVTLAQSIEQLVNGLRGLDFTDADFRNSQLIRLKVLERHIANKQLTDGLRWTN
- the rfbC gene encoding dTDP-4-dehydrorhamnose 3,5-epimerase; this encodes MIFHETTLVDAKLIELQLRGDSRGFFARTMCKDEFKAQGMDLDYVQQNMSVSAQKGTLRGMHYQLVPNAEAKLIRCVRGAIVDIIVDLRPGSASFLKHEAFELNEDNKHELYVPRGFAHGFQTLTDNVEVTYLVSGYYTPAAERGLRYNDPKLGISWPLAVTTLSDKDAAWPLIDDPSRIEI